Proteins encoded within one genomic window of Brassica rapa cultivar Chiifu-401-42 chromosome A09, CAAS_Brap_v3.01, whole genome shotgun sequence:
- the LOC103839803 gene encoding CRIB domain-containing protein RIC10: MAMKMKGIYKGFKCISQIFAGEKESDEIEIGYPTNVKHVSHIGWEGSSSSGPGWMSEFKVGAEVLSPRASSFSNARPSTSFFTSSSTDFDQGSSKRTISDTLRDVPPVTPINLPKHSNKKSSRRKKSASSSSSPKSSRSSIFSKSSYKSTVSQLI, translated from the exons ATGGCAATGAAAATGAAGGGCATCTACAAAGGCTTCAAATGTATCTCTCAAATATTTG cCGGGGAGAAAGAGAGTGATGAAATAGAAATTGGGTATCCAACAAATGTAAAACATGTCTCTCATATTGGCTGGGAGGGTTCTTCTAGTAGTGGTCCTGGTTGG ATGAGTGAGTTCAAGGTCGGAGCTGAGGTTTTGTCTCCAAGGGCATCATCGTTTAGTAATGCAAGACCTTCTACTTCTTTTTTCACCTCGTCTTCAACCG ATTTTGATCAAGGGTCGAGTAAACGAACAATATCTGATACACTAAGAGATGTACCTCCAGTTACTCCAATAAATTTACCTAAACATAGCAACAAGAAAAGTAGTAGAAGAAAGAAGTcagcttcatcatcatcatctccaaAATCTTCAAGATCATCTATTTTTTCTAAATCTTCGTATAAATCAACTGTATCCCAACTAATCTAA